The Nitrospira sp. genome contains a region encoding:
- the pyk gene encoding pyruvate kinase has product MRKAKIVCTIGPASDGAGVLDQLIQSGMNAARLNFSHGTHDSHGHAIKVIREAADRQGIAVAIIQDLQGPRIRVGGIDGALELLPGGRVRLRTMSLRSGGQIGARTVGSPGAMQEIPVTYQALTRDIRPGARILIDDGLVELTADRVVDGMVECTVVVGGRVTSHKGMNLPGTIVSAQTLTDKDRDDVRFGVAQGVDYIALSFVRGAEDVIAAKRLIAECGGDVPVIAKIERQEAVTDLEEILAHADGVMVARGDLGVELGPEAVPVLQKRIIATANRHRRLVITATQMLESMTQHTRPTRAEASDVANAVFDGTDAVMLSAETAVGHYPVEVVQVMDRIVRAAEVETGPAFVRRAAREERRLSFEEAICLSASSAAAATGASAIVAFSERGTTARLVSKQRPAAPIISFTPFAPVRRQMALYWGVLPHTMVQIPTTDERVSEAERRLKAEGLVTPGQRLVILSGTRVGQPGGTNLLKLHEVV; this is encoded by the coding sequence ATGCGAAAAGCCAAAATCGTGTGCACCATCGGGCCGGCGAGCGATGGCGCGGGCGTGCTTGATCAGCTCATCCAGAGCGGCATGAATGCGGCTCGGCTGAACTTTTCCCACGGCACCCATGACTCGCATGGGCATGCGATCAAAGTCATTCGCGAGGCGGCCGACCGCCAGGGCATAGCCGTCGCCATTATTCAGGACTTGCAGGGGCCGCGCATTCGAGTCGGAGGCATCGACGGCGCCCTGGAGTTGCTGCCCGGTGGACGCGTGCGGTTGCGGACGATGAGCTTGCGGTCCGGCGGACAGATCGGCGCCAGGACGGTGGGTTCTCCCGGTGCCATGCAGGAAATTCCCGTCACCTATCAGGCGCTCACCAGAGACATTCGGCCCGGGGCCAGAATACTCATCGATGACGGGTTGGTGGAATTGACGGCCGACCGTGTCGTGGATGGTATGGTGGAATGTACCGTGGTCGTGGGGGGCCGCGTGACATCCCACAAGGGTATGAATCTACCGGGCACGATCGTCAGTGCCCAGACTTTGACGGACAAAGACCGGGACGATGTGCGCTTCGGTGTTGCGCAGGGGGTGGACTATATCGCGCTCTCGTTCGTGCGCGGGGCGGAAGATGTCATCGCCGCGAAGCGGTTGATCGCCGAGTGCGGCGGCGATGTGCCGGTGATTGCGAAAATCGAACGGCAGGAAGCGGTCACGGATTTGGAGGAGATTCTCGCGCATGCCGACGGAGTCATGGTGGCGCGCGGCGATCTGGGCGTTGAATTGGGGCCTGAGGCGGTGCCGGTGCTGCAGAAGCGGATCATTGCGACGGCCAATCGCCATCGGCGCCTGGTCATCACGGCCACGCAAATGTTGGAATCGATGACGCAACATACGCGGCCGACCAGAGCAGAGGCGTCTGATGTCGCCAATGCGGTGTTCGACGGGACCGATGCCGTGATGCTTTCCGCTGAAACGGCGGTCGGGCACTATCCGGTCGAGGTCGTGCAGGTGATGGACCGGATTGTCCGGGCGGCTGAAGTCGAAACAGGACCGGCATTTGTGAGACGAGCCGCGAGAGAAGAGCGGCGGTTGAGTTTTGAGGAAGCGATCTGCCTGTCCGCCTCCTCGGCCGCGGCCGCGACCGGCGCGAGCGCGATCGTGGCATTCAGTGAACGTGGGACGACGGCCCGGCTGGTGTCGAAGCAACGTCCGGCCGCCCCAATCATTAGTTTTACACCCTTTGCGCCGGTTCGGCGGCAAATGGCCTTATACTGGGGAGTGCTGCCTCACACGATGGTCCAGATTCCGACCACCGACGAACGAGTCAGCGAAGCTGAACGTCGGTTGAAGGCGGAAGGTCTCGTGACGCCCGGGCAGCGGCTCGTGATTCTGTCGGGGACTCGCGTCGGGCAGCCGGGGGGGACGAATCTGCTGAAGCTACATGAGGTAGTCTAG
- a CDS encoding HAD-IA family hydrolase translates to MTKKAEVDLLIFDLDGTLIESKWDIADSVNLTLRDLGLPERPQEEIFGFVGDGVKKLLRLAVGEGKGELYEEALRVFRGHYLTHCLDRTEFYPGIEKVLTHFSAKPKAVATNKSIEYTNVILNGLGPKHFAYVVGGDNGFGLKPEPGMLVHVMEQLGVQKDRTVLIGDSTNDINGGHNAGIRVCAVGYGMGNRQKMAACQPDWFIERPEDMMELFI, encoded by the coding sequence ATGACAAAGAAGGCTGAAGTCGATTTGCTCATTTTCGATCTCGACGGGACACTCATCGAATCGAAATGGGATATCGCCGACAGCGTCAACTTGACGCTGCGTGATCTGGGTCTACCCGAGCGCCCGCAAGAAGAAATTTTCGGATTTGTCGGGGATGGCGTCAAGAAGTTGTTGCGTCTGGCGGTGGGCGAAGGCAAAGGGGAGTTATATGAGGAGGCGCTGCGAGTCTTTCGCGGCCATTACTTGACCCACTGCCTCGACCGCACGGAGTTTTATCCGGGCATCGAGAAGGTGCTGACACATTTCTCAGCGAAGCCGAAAGCCGTGGCGACCAACAAGTCGATCGAATATACCAACGTCATCTTGAACGGCCTTGGCCCGAAACATTTCGCCTACGTGGTTGGCGGCGACAACGGATTCGGCCTGAAACCCGAGCCTGGCATGTTGGTGCACGTGATGGAACAACTCGGCGTCCAAAAGGATCGCACGGTGCTCATCGGCGACAGCACCAACGATATCAACGGCGGGCACAATGCGGGCATTCGAGTCTGCGCAGTGGGATACGGCATGGGCAACCGTCAGAAAATGGCGGCCTGCCAGCCGGATTGGTTTATTGAACGACCGGAAGACATGATGGAGCTTTTCATATGA
- a CDS encoding insulinase family protein — protein MISLERARSIGILIVAGLLAAAVPGYADSPSLADRVIEHKLANGMTVLMVERHQAPIVSINMTFGVGGVNEQVGLTGLAHLYEHMAFKGTRTVGTRDFEREQAVLDDLTLVGNELDRRERADSTKAEMEGKPYAPSQEVQQLQRRFKELQDKAGEFVVGNEMALLYQRHGGVGLNASTGKDITRYVISLPANRLPLWAALESDRMAHPVLREFYKERGVVMEERRLRTDDSPNGLLYETFTSTAFQAHQYGVPTIGWGSDILALTPAATEAFFKTYYGPNNATVAIVGDIKPQEVIALIEQTFGKIPAAPPIPTLVTEEPPQRGERRVEIEFDAEPALAIGYHKPTIGHPDDFVFDVIDEVLTEGVTSRLYGTLVRDKRLAASVLSDTNYPGVRAPNLFVIAATPLAPHTTAEVEAAIYEQLDRLKAEPISSKEFERVLNGLDADLVRSLRSNSGLASQLAFYQTVAGTWRYVLSARDRIAAVTPADVQRVAAQYLTKSNRTVGVLVKKAPDKKMAAVGEVSR, from the coding sequence ATGATCAGCCTCGAACGTGCGCGCAGCATAGGTATTCTGATCGTTGCCGGCCTGTTGGCGGCGGCTGTGCCTGGTTATGCGGATTCTCCAAGTTTGGCCGATCGGGTCATCGAGCACAAACTGGCCAACGGCATGACGGTATTGATGGTCGAACGGCATCAAGCCCCGATTGTTAGCATCAACATGACCTTCGGAGTCGGCGGCGTGAATGAACAGGTCGGCCTGACCGGCCTGGCGCACCTCTACGAACACATGGCATTCAAAGGCACGCGAACGGTCGGTACAAGAGATTTTGAGCGTGAACAGGCGGTGCTCGACGATCTGACTCTAGTAGGCAACGAGTTGGACCGGCGGGAGCGTGCGGATTCGACCAAGGCGGAGATGGAAGGGAAGCCCTACGCCCCTTCCCAGGAGGTGCAGCAACTGCAGCGGCGGTTCAAGGAATTACAGGACAAGGCGGGCGAGTTTGTGGTGGGTAACGAGATGGCATTGTTGTATCAACGCCACGGCGGTGTCGGCTTGAATGCCTCGACCGGCAAAGACATCACGCGCTATGTAATCAGCCTGCCTGCGAACCGGTTGCCGCTCTGGGCTGCGCTGGAATCCGACCGGATGGCGCATCCCGTGTTGCGCGAGTTTTACAAGGAGCGCGGAGTAGTCATGGAGGAACGGCGCCTGAGGACGGACGACAGCCCCAACGGCCTGCTTTATGAAACGTTCACCTCCACCGCGTTCCAGGCCCATCAGTATGGCGTGCCGACAATCGGCTGGGGCTCAGATATCCTGGCGTTGACGCCTGCGGCGACCGAGGCCTTTTTCAAGACTTACTATGGACCGAACAATGCGACGGTCGCGATCGTCGGCGACATCAAGCCGCAGGAAGTCATTGCCCTGATCGAACAGACGTTCGGTAAGATTCCCGCCGCGCCGCCCATTCCGACCCTGGTGACCGAAGAGCCGCCGCAGCGCGGAGAGCGGCGGGTCGAAATCGAGTTCGACGCCGAGCCGGCACTGGCGATCGGCTACCACAAGCCGACCATCGGGCACCCGGACGATTTCGTGTTCGACGTGATCGATGAAGTGCTGACGGAAGGGGTGACCTCGCGATTGTACGGGACGCTGGTGCGAGACAAGCGGCTGGCGGCGTCCGTGTTGTCGGATACCAACTATCCCGGTGTTCGGGCGCCCAATTTATTCGTCATTGCCGCGACTCCGCTGGCGCCGCACACCACCGCAGAGGTGGAGGCGGCGATCTATGAGCAGCTTGATCGATTGAAGGCCGAGCCGATTTCAAGCAAGGAATTCGAGCGGGTGTTGAACGGTTTGGATGCGGACCTTGTGCGGTCGTTGCGATCGAACAGTGGTCTTGCGTCGCAGTTGGCCTTTTATCAAACGGTGGCCGGCACGTGGCGCTATGTGCTGAGCGCGCGTGACCGGATTGCAGCGGTGACACCTGCCGATGTGCAGCGAGTGGCGGCACAATATCTGACGAAATCCAACCGCACGGTCGGCGTCTTGGTGAAGAAAGCTCCGGACAAGAAAATGGCGGCGGTGGGTGAGGTGTCTCGATGA
- a CDS encoding insulinase family protein, with the protein MRRVVGQMSFLATVLLLILHATWGWAADLATDNPRTMRFPTVEFNPPDAERVVLDNGMVVYLLEDHELPLITINATLKTGSWLDPADKVGLAGMTGAVMRTGGSAGMSPDEVDEALEQLAATISIGFGKESGSASLDVLKKDLKRGLYIFADLLRRPAFEQGRVELAKLQALEGIRRRQDSPGSIVGREFAKLLYGATHPSARETSVRSVESITREDLVAFHRQTVHPNGIIVGVTGDFEKGEMLALLREAFGDWAKGTVPDVKIPSVAESERKTGAVRFISKDTSQTHLRVGHLTVKETDPDYVAVAIANDILGGSSFRSRLFNDVRTKRGLAYSVGSGLRASVYDEGVWLMRAETKLASTQEVVNRFVANMERMRNEPVTDNELEEAKEAYVNSFVFSFTSASSIVARLMDLEYDGLPKDWLQQIRDKVVKLTKDDIQRAAKVHFNPERLRILAVGSGEALSKVLASFGEVQEITLAPES; encoded by the coding sequence ATGAGAAGAGTGGTTGGGCAGATGTCGTTCCTGGCAACGGTGCTGTTGCTGATTCTACACGCAACGTGGGGATGGGCGGCGGATCTTGCGACCGATAATCCGCGCACGATGCGGTTTCCGACGGTGGAGTTCAATCCGCCGGATGCGGAACGCGTGGTGCTAGATAACGGCATGGTCGTCTATCTCCTCGAAGACCATGAATTGCCGCTGATTACCATCAATGCCACGCTCAAGACCGGCAGTTGGCTGGACCCGGCGGACAAAGTCGGTCTGGCGGGCATGACCGGCGCGGTGATGCGCACAGGCGGGTCGGCCGGGATGTCGCCTGACGAAGTCGATGAAGCGCTCGAGCAGTTGGCGGCGACCATATCCATTGGATTCGGAAAAGAGTCCGGTTCTGCCTCGCTTGATGTGTTGAAGAAGGATTTGAAGCGCGGCCTGTACATTTTCGCCGATCTGTTGCGTCGGCCTGCCTTTGAGCAGGGCCGTGTGGAACTGGCGAAACTACAGGCGCTGGAAGGCATCCGCCGTCGGCAGGACAGTCCGGGTTCCATCGTCGGACGGGAATTTGCCAAGCTGCTGTATGGCGCGACTCACCCGAGTGCGCGTGAAACCTCCGTGCGGTCGGTCGAATCGATCACCCGTGAGGATCTCGTCGCCTTTCATCGGCAGACGGTCCATCCCAACGGCATCATTGTGGGGGTGACCGGTGATTTCGAAAAAGGCGAGATGCTGGCATTGTTGCGCGAGGCGTTTGGGGACTGGGCCAAAGGGACCGTGCCAGACGTGAAGATCCCCTCGGTGGCTGAGTCGGAACGCAAGACCGGAGCGGTGCGGTTCATCAGCAAGGATACATCACAAACCCATTTGCGCGTGGGCCATCTGACGGTGAAGGAAACCGATCCCGATTACGTGGCCGTGGCCATCGCGAATGATATCTTGGGCGGCAGTTCGTTCCGCAGCCGGCTTTTCAATGATGTGCGCACCAAACGCGGGTTGGCCTATTCCGTAGGGAGCGGTCTTCGCGCCAGCGTCTATGATGAGGGGGTGTGGTTGATGCGCGCGGAGACCAAACTGGCCTCGACGCAGGAGGTCGTCAATCGTTTCGTGGCGAATATGGAACGCATGCGCAATGAGCCGGTCACGGACAACGAGTTGGAGGAGGCGAAGGAAGCCTATGTCAATTCGTTCGTGTTCTCATTCACCAGTGCGTCCAGTATCGTGGCGCGGCTAATGGATTTGGAATACGACGGGCTCCCGAAAGATTGGCTGCAGCAAATCCGCGACAAAGTGGTGAAGTTGACCAAGGACGATATCCAACGGGCAGCCAAGGTGCATTTCAATCCGGAACGGCTGCGGATCCTCGCGGTTGGTTCCGGGGAGGCTCTGTCGAAAGTGCTGGCGAGTTTCGGTGAAGTACAGGAGATCACGCTGGCGCCGGAGAGTTGA
- a CDS encoding MBL fold metallo-hydrolase, with protein MLLEDELSDIIKKARTGQQRSVADVARAAGLAEADVSGLERGQSPHSRAQVQAVARALGLRADPLAQVAEGWTPQAMPSTFPHVEVVLGSVGGYEVKGYIIHDRGEAVIVDTAYNAGAMLERLAARKLCLRAICLTHGHSDHADGIDAILKAHPAPVYLGPDDLDLLSWRPSQDVLHAPKEDETLQVGGLRMRFMPTPGHTPGGICYRLEQAEQPMCFVGDTLFAGSIGRSNPADLYHTHLTSVRQHVLALSPDTRLFPGHGPATTVREERLHNPFAT; from the coding sequence ATGCTTCTTGAAGATGAGCTGAGCGATATCATCAAGAAGGCCCGAACGGGGCAGCAGCGATCGGTGGCCGATGTTGCGCGCGCCGCTGGCCTGGCGGAAGCGGATGTGAGCGGATTGGAGCGTGGCCAATCCCCGCACAGTCGTGCGCAGGTGCAGGCGGTGGCGCGTGCACTCGGCTTGAGGGCCGATCCACTGGCGCAGGTGGCGGAGGGCTGGACGCCGCAGGCCATGCCGTCGACATTCCCGCATGTTGAAGTGGTGCTGGGCTCGGTTGGGGGCTATGAGGTCAAGGGCTACATCATTCATGATCGCGGGGAAGCGGTGATCGTGGATACTGCGTACAACGCCGGGGCCATGTTAGAGCGATTAGCCGCACGGAAGCTGTGCTTACGGGCGATTTGCCTGACGCATGGACATTCAGACCATGCCGATGGGATCGACGCCATTCTGAAGGCGCATCCAGCGCCTGTCTATCTGGGTCCTGACGATCTCGATCTCCTCAGCTGGCGTCCCTCTCAAGACGTGCTGCATGCGCCCAAGGAGGACGAGACGCTGCAGGTCGGCGGGCTGAGGATGCGGTTCATGCCCACGCCGGGCCACACGCCGGGCGGGATATGTTATCGCCTCGAACAGGCAGAGCAACCCATGTGTTTTGTGGGTGACACCCTGTTTGCCGGCTCGATTGGCCGTTCGAATCCAGCTGATCTGTATCACACGCATCTCACCTCCGTCCGCCAGCACGTGCTGGCTCTTTCTCCCGATACGCGCCTGTTTCCCGGACATGGGCCGGCCACGACGGTGCGGGAAGAGCGTCTTCACAATCCGTTCGCGACGTGA
- a CDS encoding site-2 protease family protein, translating to MNRDESDQNPSSGELIAPSFENAEEDAWEEERPHFSAFVLPVILFALTLFTVLWAGAYQTNTNPLVGPWDFLVDEPRSLWSGIPFAATLLGILVTHELGHYVLSRLHGVPTSLPLFVPGLPHFVGTFGAIIRMRAPLTDRRALFDIGVAGPIAGFVVAVIALVIGLRLSTVVPIQGNYGMHLGEPLLLQFASWVVIGPLAPTADVILHPVGFAAWFGLFITSLNLLPIGQLDGGHVAYALLGERQRSVAIALIPILMVFGWLGWKGWFLWVGLAGMMGLAHPPVRNPGRDLGTARVLIGWLALFIFAVTFSWEPFILR from the coding sequence ATGAACCGCGACGAGTCGGATCAGAACCCGTCTTCTGGTGAACTGATAGCCCCATCGTTCGAAAACGCCGAGGAAGACGCCTGGGAGGAGGAGCGTCCGCATTTCTCCGCCTTCGTGCTTCCCGTGATTTTATTCGCACTCACCCTGTTCACTGTCTTGTGGGCCGGTGCCTATCAAACCAATACGAACCCCCTGGTCGGCCCCTGGGATTTTCTCGTGGATGAACCGCGCTCGTTGTGGAGCGGAATTCCCTTCGCCGCGACGCTGCTCGGCATCCTCGTGACGCATGAACTGGGTCACTATGTGTTGTCGCGTCTACATGGCGTGCCGACCTCCCTGCCGCTGTTCGTGCCGGGGCTGCCGCATTTCGTGGGGACGTTCGGGGCGATTATTCGCATGCGCGCGCCGCTGACCGATCGCCGGGCACTGTTCGATATCGGAGTCGCCGGGCCGATCGCCGGGTTTGTCGTCGCGGTGATTGCTCTGGTGATCGGGCTTCGGCTGTCGACGGTGGTGCCGATTCAAGGCAATTACGGCATGCATCTTGGAGAACCCTTGTTGCTGCAATTCGCATCCTGGGTCGTGATCGGCCCCTTGGCGCCGACTGCGGATGTGATTCTGCATCCAGTCGGATTTGCCGCTTGGTTTGGCCTCTTCATTACTTCCCTGAATCTCTTGCCGATCGGCCAGCTGGATGGCGGGCATGTCGCCTATGCGCTGTTAGGTGAGCGTCAGCGCAGTGTGGCGATCGCGCTCATTCCCATCCTGATGGTGTTCGGTTGGCTTGGCTGGAAAGGGTGGTTTTTGTGGGTGGGCTTGGCCGGCATGATGGGCTTGGCGCATCCGCCGGTGCGAAATCCTGGTCGCGATTTGGGGACCGCCCGTGTATTGATCGGTTGGCTGGCCCTGTTCATTTTTGCCGTGACCTTTTCCTGGGAACCGTTCATTTTGCGCTGA
- a CDS encoding DUF1566 domain-containing protein, giving the protein MSVGLVVLWAGVSLSPIHAEEGAPRFTLMLDGEAVKDSASGLIWEREPDYIFDVWDRSVARCATKTVGGRQGWRAPSIDEIKTLVDPEQQDPSLPQGHPFRNIKSGIYWTATPHPKDDIVAWQQSFFSGQAVTDQKSGTRRLWCVLGEAGR; this is encoded by the coding sequence GTGTCTGTTGGTCTGGTCGTCCTGTGGGCCGGCGTCTCGCTGAGTCCGATTCATGCTGAGGAGGGGGCTCCTCGCTTTACGTTGATGCTGGACGGGGAGGCGGTCAAAGATTCGGCAAGCGGCCTCATTTGGGAGCGTGAGCCGGATTATATTTTTGATGTGTGGGACCGCTCCGTGGCCCGCTGCGCAACAAAAACCGTGGGTGGTCGGCAAGGCTGGCGCGCGCCGAGTATCGACGAAATCAAGACCTTGGTCGATCCCGAGCAGCAGGATCCCTCGCTGCCGCAAGGCCATCCCTTCCGCAATATCAAATCCGGTATCTACTGGACCGCTACACCCCATCCCAAAGACGACATTGTCGCCTGGCAGCAGAGCTTCTTTTCCGGTCAGGCGGTGACCGATCAGAAATCCGGCACCAGGCGATTGTGGTGTGTGCTGGGAGAGGCCGGCAGATAA
- the hyfB gene encoding hydrogenase 4 subunit B — protein MTTLLTVLLACYLLGGLLPLCTSRWHLQNILAHGGAAAAGLAGIALGFGGLFAAQPLTLSVPSNIPFLTFALRLDPLAAFFVLTISLVGLAASIYAHGYVGEYAGRVSIGVVGSLLNGFLLSMTLVVMADNGFFFLILWEVMSLLSYVLVVTEHERPGVREAGLFYLIMTHVGTAFIILTFVIFSQEAGSFSFDDFRHPDQRLPDGLRSIAFFTALIGFGAKAGIVPLHVWLPYAHPAAPSHISALMSGVMIKTAVYALIRVYFDFLEGQFPWWWGFTVLSIGALSALLGVMYALMEHDLKSLLAFHSVENIGIILLGIGAGMIFHTYGLHELAALGLLAGLYHTINHATFKALLFLGAGAVQFATHTRDIEEYGGLLRRMPWTGLFFLIGAVSIAALPPTNGFVSEWLVFQSLFLSVQLPTLFLKLMLPIAAAILALTGALALACFAKAFGMSFLAQPRSAHARQSVEVPLSMRIGMGILAGSCVLLGLAPMLVVPLLDRVTGPLTGVVISEKVLALDGWVVAPVTVEFSSISTPVLAALLVGAGLLGLLIARWFGKGVPARYTRTWGCGLPLTPRMEYTATGFVQPIKQVFETVYQPTVKLEREFLEQSKYFIRHQRVEFHTEPVFETYLYRPVVRKLLAIAERLRVIQVGSLHLYLTYIFVTLVLLLLWAG, from the coding sequence ATGACCACCCTCCTGACCGTCCTTCTCGCCTGTTACCTCCTCGGGGGACTGCTCCCTCTCTGCACATCTCGCTGGCACCTTCAGAATATTCTGGCCCATGGTGGTGCCGCTGCAGCCGGCCTGGCCGGAATCGCGCTGGGGTTCGGCGGGCTCTTCGCCGCTCAACCACTCACGCTCTCCGTTCCCTCCAACATTCCCTTTCTGACCTTTGCCTTGCGTCTCGATCCGCTGGCGGCGTTTTTCGTGCTGACCATTTCACTCGTCGGGCTAGCCGCCTCGATCTATGCGCATGGCTACGTCGGCGAGTATGCCGGTCGTGTGTCGATTGGCGTCGTGGGTTCCCTCCTCAACGGGTTTTTGCTTTCCATGACCCTGGTGGTCATGGCCGACAACGGGTTCTTCTTCCTGATCCTCTGGGAAGTCATGTCCCTACTTTCCTATGTCCTGGTGGTGACGGAACATGAGCGACCAGGCGTTCGTGAGGCTGGATTGTTTTATCTGATCATGACGCATGTGGGGACCGCGTTCATTATTCTGACGTTCGTGATCTTCTCGCAGGAAGCCGGGTCCTTTTCCTTCGACGACTTTCGTCATCCTGACCAACGATTGCCCGACGGGCTGCGATCGATCGCGTTTTTCACGGCCTTGATCGGATTCGGGGCCAAGGCCGGTATCGTTCCCTTGCATGTATGGTTGCCCTACGCCCATCCCGCGGCCCCTTCTCACATTTCGGCGTTGATGTCCGGCGTCATGATCAAGACGGCCGTCTATGCCTTGATCCGGGTGTACTTCGATTTTCTGGAAGGGCAGTTTCCCTGGTGGTGGGGCTTTACGGTGTTGAGCATCGGCGCGTTGTCGGCGCTCCTGGGTGTCATGTACGCGCTCATGGAGCACGATTTGAAGAGTCTCCTGGCCTTTCACAGTGTGGAGAATATCGGAATTATTCTCTTGGGCATCGGCGCTGGCATGATCTTTCACACCTATGGCCTTCATGAATTGGCCGCGCTCGGCCTCCTGGCCGGTTTGTACCATACGATCAATCACGCGACGTTCAAAGCGCTGCTGTTCCTCGGCGCCGGCGCCGTGCAATTCGCCACGCACACGAGGGATATCGAGGAGTACGGGGGCTTGTTGCGCCGCATGCCGTGGACCGGGCTGTTCTTTCTGATCGGTGCCGTCTCGATTGCGGCGCTGCCGCCCACCAACGGCTTCGTCAGCGAGTGGCTGGTGTTTCAGAGCCTCTTTCTCAGCGTGCAACTGCCGACCTTGTTTCTCAAGCTGATGTTGCCGATCGCCGCCGCGATTCTCGCTCTGACCGGCGCGCTGGCGCTGGCCTGTTTCGCGAAAGCCTTCGGCATGTCGTTTCTGGCGCAGCCGCGCAGTGCTCATGCCCGGCAATCGGTGGAAGTGCCTCTGTCGATGCGAATCGGAATGGGGATCTTGGCGGGGAGTTGTGTGCTGCTCGGACTGGCTCCCATGCTGGTCGTGCCTCTGTTAGATCGAGTCACCGGCCCATTGACAGGGGTGGTGATCAGCGAAAAAGTATTGGCGCTCGACGGCTGGGTTGTGGCCCCGGTGACGGTGGAATTCTCTAGTATCTCGACGCCGGTGCTAGCGGCGCTCTTGGTCGGTGCCGGACTGCTGGGGCTGCTGATCGCCCGCTGGTTCGGCAAAGGGGTGCCGGCACGTTACACCAGAACGTGGGGCTGCGGGCTTCCGCTCACGCCGCGCATGGAATATACCGCCACCGGCTTCGTGCAACCGATCAAGCAGGTGTTTGAGACGGTCTATCAGCCGACGGTGAAACTGGAACGAGAATTTCTGGAGCAGTCGAAGTACTTCATCCGGCATCAGCGAGTCGAATTTCACACGGAACCAGTCTTCGAGACGTATCTGTACCGGCCGGTCGTCAGGAAGCTGCTGGCCATAGCGGAGCGCCTACGGGTCATTCAGGTCGGGAGCCTGCATCTGTACCTGACCTATATTTTTGTGACGCTGGTGTTGTTGCTGCTCTGGGCGGGGTAG
- a CDS encoding NADH-quinone oxidoreductase subunit H — MHVMVQLVLIVVQLVMLLALAPFIVGVIRKVKARLQCRRGAGLFQPYADLAKLFRKQPVRSSTTSWIFTAAPYVVFASTVAAGLLMPVFLSHTPLNFAGNIIALVYLLALGTFFLILAGLDAGSAFGGMGSSREAIIATLAEPAMMLSILAIALTAGSTNLSTIVHQSALLEGVVLAPPAHLMALAAMFIVTLAETGRVPVDNPATHLELTMIHEAMLLEYSGRYLALMEWAAGIKLLVFLTLIVNVFAPWGIATSVTPAALATGAVLYVVKVAGLAVVIGVIESMFAKLRLFRVPELLGAAFILALLALVFFYTLRG; from the coding sequence ATGCATGTGATGGTGCAACTGGTGTTGATCGTCGTGCAGTTGGTCATGCTGCTCGCCCTCGCTCCGTTCATCGTCGGGGTGATTCGGAAGGTGAAAGCCAGGCTGCAATGCCGTCGCGGCGCGGGCCTCTTCCAACCCTATGCCGACCTGGCGAAACTGTTCCGCAAACAGCCGGTGCGCTCCTCGACCACTTCCTGGATTTTTACGGCAGCGCCGTACGTCGTGTTCGCATCCACGGTGGCGGCTGGCCTGTTGATGCCCGTGTTTCTCTCGCACACGCCACTCAATTTTGCCGGCAACATTATTGCGCTGGTGTATCTCCTGGCTCTGGGGACCTTTTTCCTGATTCTGGCCGGGTTGGATGCCGGGTCGGCATTCGGAGGCATGGGCAGCAGCCGAGAAGCGATCATCGCGACGCTGGCTGAACCGGCGATGATGCTGTCCATTTTGGCTATTGCGCTGACGGCGGGGTCTACGAATTTGAGCACGATTGTTCACCAGTCGGCGTTGTTGGAAGGCGTGGTGCTGGCTCCGCCGGCGCACCTCATGGCACTGGCTGCCATGTTTATCGTGACCTTGGCGGAGACAGGGCGAGTGCCGGTGGACAATCCCGCGACCCATCTCGAACTGACGATGATTCATGAGGCGATGTTGCTTGAATACTCCGGCCGGTACCTGGCGTTGATGGAATGGGCAGCAGGAATCAAGTTGTTAGTATTTCTGACGCTCATCGTGAATGTCTTCGCTCCTTGGGGAATTGCGACGAGCGTGACGCCGGCTGCCCTGGCGACGGGCGCCGTGCTGTATGTGGTCAAAGTGGCTGGGTTGGCGGTCGTCATCGGAGTGATTGAATCGATGTTCGCGAAGTTGCGGCTGTTTCGTGTGCCGGAACTGCTCGGCGCGGCCTTCATTCTGGCCCTGCTGGCGTTGGTATTTTTCTATACGTTGAGAGGATAA